In Acidaminococcus fermentans DSM 20731, one genomic interval encodes:
- the rpsR gene encoding 30S ribosomal protein S18, producing MMKRERGNRRPRRKVCSFCVDKVQEIDYKDAAKLRKFITERGKILPRRISGTCAKHQRQLTIAIKRARNVALLPFTAE from the coding sequence ATGATGAAGCGTGAAAGAGGAAATCGGAGACCCAGAAGAAAAGTCTGCTCCTTCTGCGTCGACAAAGTCCAGGAAATCGATTATAAAGATGCCGCCAAGCTGCGGAAGTTCATCACCGAACGGGGCAAGATCCTGCCTCGCCGGATTTCCGGCACCTGTGCAAAACATCAGCGTCAGCTGACCATTGCCATCAAACGTGCCAGAAACGTTGCACTGCTGCCGTTTACGGCTGAATAA
- a CDS encoding LytR/AlgR family response regulator transcription factor: MLHIAICDDQADQIQKIREASEKYFQNRKEHVDYQTFENAFAFIEAVDKGDFFDIVLLDVCMPGILGTDVARELRDHHSRAEIIFLTTSDEFAVEAFEVKATDYLLKPFTQAQFSKAMDRAIAYIRQRNSAKVIFRLVGGGVRVEEIAQILFLESHGHVLEVYLADGSTLETRKSGQEMKTDLDKIAPGQFVSPNKGYLVNLSAIHMIKTDYVEIQGHQIPLGKRKYRDFQEQYFQFMFAPK; the protein is encoded by the coding sequence ATGCTGCACATTGCCATTTGTGATGACCAGGCCGACCAGATCCAGAAGATCCGGGAAGCTTCAGAGAAATACTTCCAGAACCGCAAAGAGCATGTAGACTATCAGACTTTTGAAAACGCCTTCGCTTTTATAGAAGCGGTGGACAAAGGGGATTTCTTCGATATCGTACTTCTGGATGTGTGCATGCCCGGGATTTTGGGCACCGACGTGGCCCGGGAACTCCGGGACCACCACAGCCGGGCGGAGATCATTTTCCTCACCACCAGCGACGAATTCGCCGTAGAAGCTTTTGAGGTGAAAGCCACGGATTATCTTCTGAAGCCCTTTACCCAGGCCCAGTTCTCCAAGGCCATGGACCGTGCCATTGCCTACATCCGCCAGCGGAACAGCGCCAAGGTCATTTTCCGGCTGGTGGGAGGGGGCGTCCGGGTGGAGGAAATCGCCCAGATTCTCTTCCTGGAAAGCCACGGCCATGTACTGGAAGTGTACCTGGCTGACGGGAGTACCCTGGAAACCCGGAAATCCGGCCAGGAAATGAAGACGGATCTGGACAAGATTGCTCCGGGCCAGTTCGTATCTCCCAACAAAGGCTACCTGGTGAACCTTTCCGCCATCCACATGATCAAAACCGACTACGTGGAGATCCAGGGCCACCAGATTCCCCTGGGCAAGCGGAAATACCGGGATTTCCAGGAACAGTATTTCCAGTTCATGTTTGCACCGAAATAA
- a CDS encoding cysteine desulfurase family protein produces the protein MFVYADNAATTRVLPKVLEAMLPYFTEQYGNPSSTYPLGQEASRALIGSRETIAGLLGCRPGEITFTSGGSEADNQILRTAATWGKKQGRTHLISSAIEHHAILHTLEALQAEGFTVTLLPVNREGQVEPAALEQALTPETALVSIMAANNETGAIQPIARLAAMAHARGALFHTDAVQALGHIPLTLKDTDIDFLSGSAHKFHGPKGVGILFARRGIELESLIFGGEQERGKRAGTENVPGIVGMAAALEEAIRNLEANASRMAAARDALEQQLLTLPGTRVHSGQVPRLPGHLNMAFDGVPAEALLPVLGMAGICVSAGSACASGSPEPSHVLLALGCTPEEARCSLRFSLGDDITLEQVHFIVETVTREVARLRKLHQQA, from the coding sequence ATGTTCGTCTATGCCGACAACGCAGCCACCACCCGGGTCCTGCCCAAGGTCCTGGAGGCCATGCTGCCTTATTTTACAGAACAGTACGGCAACCCCTCCAGCACCTATCCCCTGGGGCAGGAAGCCTCCCGGGCTCTGATCGGCTCCCGGGAAACCATCGCCGGGCTCCTGGGCTGCCGTCCCGGCGAGATCACCTTTACTTCCGGGGGCAGTGAGGCTGATAACCAGATCCTTCGCACCGCTGCCACCTGGGGAAAAAAGCAGGGCCGCACCCATCTGATCTCCAGCGCCATCGAACACCACGCCATCCTCCACACCCTGGAAGCCCTCCAGGCGGAAGGCTTTACCGTGACCCTGCTGCCGGTGAACCGGGAAGGCCAGGTGGAACCGGCCGCCCTGGAACAGGCCCTGACCCCGGAAACCGCCCTGGTGTCCATTATGGCCGCCAACAACGAAACCGGCGCCATCCAGCCCATTGCCCGGCTGGCTGCCATGGCCCACGCCCGGGGAGCCCTGTTCCACACCGACGCCGTCCAGGCCCTGGGGCACATCCCCCTGACCCTGAAGGATACGGACATCGACTTCCTTTCCGGTTCCGCCCATAAATTCCATGGACCGAAAGGGGTTGGTATCCTTTTTGCACGGCGAGGCATTGAACTGGAAAGCCTGATTTTCGGAGGAGAACAGGAACGGGGCAAACGGGCAGGAACAGAAAACGTCCCCGGCATCGTAGGCATGGCCGCCGCCCTGGAAGAAGCCATCCGGAACCTGGAGGCCAATGCATCCCGGATGGCCGCCGCCCGGGATGCCCTGGAACAGCAGCTCCTGACCCTCCCCGGCACCCGGGTCCACAGCGGCCAGGTGCCCCGGCTCCCCGGCCATCTGAATATGGCCTTCGACGGAGTCCCCGCCGAAGCCCTGCTGCCAGTGCTGGGCATGGCCGGGATCTGTGTTTCCGCCGGGTCCGCCTGTGCCTCCGGTTCACCGGAACCCAGCCATGTGCTCCTGGCCCTGGGCTGCACCCCGGAAGAAGCCAGATGCTCCCTCCGTTTCTCCCTGGGCGACGACATCACCCTGGAGCAGGTCCATTTCATCGTGGAAACCGTGACCCGGGAAGTGGCCCGACTGCGGAAGCTCCATCAGCAAGCATAG
- a CDS encoding YybS family protein, translated as MHYHKTSSLVESGILAAVAVLFTLVGNYIPVLDIIVSILWPLPIILCGRRNGLKWSILCLLVTGCVVAVLLSPLQALTQCVILGLIGLFMGYAMEKQMSPTQTLLMGSLGALLSTVLSALAAYFFMHVNVIEVFFQSIDESVNMSSEIFQTLGMKGMTDVQLAQLKKMFELILPAGVLLSAPITAIANYWAARKILGRMGDYYPWFPPFSLWQLPKWLLLPYGIGMMLIFFGQNYQDSLVYRGGYTLYMMMNMLLLVQGLSLIRWYVEYRHYPRILLPLSLLLTFTLPIASQLVVVLGAYEMVFDLRKIRKPGANKPE; from the coding sequence TTGCATTACCATAAAACGTCTTCGCTGGTGGAATCCGGCATCCTGGCGGCGGTGGCCGTCCTTTTCACCCTGGTGGGGAATTACATCCCGGTGCTGGACATCATCGTCAGCATCCTGTGGCCCCTGCCCATCATCCTGTGCGGCCGGCGGAACGGGCTGAAATGGAGCATCCTGTGCCTGCTGGTCACCGGTTGTGTGGTGGCGGTGCTGCTGTCCCCGCTCCAGGCTCTGACCCAGTGCGTGATCCTGGGGCTCATCGGCCTTTTTATGGGCTATGCCATGGAAAAACAGATGTCGCCCACCCAGACCCTGCTCATGGGGAGCCTGGGAGCCCTGCTGTCCACGGTGCTCAGCGCTCTGGCGGCGTATTTCTTCATGCACGTGAATGTGATCGAAGTGTTCTTCCAGTCCATCGACGAATCGGTGAACATGAGCAGCGAGATCTTCCAGACCCTGGGGATGAAGGGGATGACCGATGTCCAGCTGGCCCAGCTGAAAAAGATGTTCGAGCTGATCCTGCCGGCGGGGGTGCTGCTCAGCGCGCCCATTACCGCCATTGCCAACTACTGGGCGGCCCGGAAGATCCTGGGACGGATGGGGGATTACTACCCCTGGTTCCCGCCCTTTTCCCTGTGGCAGCTGCCCAAATGGCTGCTGCTGCCCTACGGCATCGGGATGATGCTGATCTTCTTTGGCCAGAACTATCAGGATTCCCTGGTGTACCGGGGCGGGTACACCCTGTATATGATGATGAACATGCTGCTCCTGGTCCAGGGGCTGAGCCTGATCCGCTGGTATGTGGAATACCGTCACTATCCCCGGATCCTGCTGCCCCTGAGTCTGCTGCTGACCTTTACCCTGCCCATCGCCTCCCAGCTGGTGGTGGTGCTGGGGGCCTATGAAATGGTCTTCGATCTGCGGAAAATCCGGAAACCGGGAGCCAACAAGCCTGAATAG
- the rpsF gene encoding 30S ribosomal protein S6, which produces MNNYEVMYIVKPVEEDAFNAVVKKFDDLLVANGATIEKTDKWGKKRLAYAIQDFNDGLYVLTTFAAEPAAVKELDRVMKITDDILRHMIIRKGE; this is translated from the coding sequence GTGAATAACTACGAAGTCATGTACATCGTTAAACCGGTAGAAGAGGACGCTTTCAACGCTGTTGTAAAGAAGTTCGATGACCTGCTGGTGGCTAACGGCGCTACGATCGAAAAAACCGATAAGTGGGGCAAAAAACGTTTGGCATATGCTATTCAGGACTTCAATGATGGTCTGTATGTTCTGACCACGTTTGCCGCTGAACCTGCAGCCGTAAAGGAACTGGACCGTGTGATGAAGATTACTGACGATATCCTGCGTCACATGATCATTCGCAAAGGCGAATAA
- a CDS encoding ESPR-type extended signal peptide-containing protein yields the protein MNKIYKVIWNKTRGMYMVVSELAKGQSKDGRRAVGRKKVAQTAAALAVFFSIVSMGGTSFAADTTKVDSSTSGTAVEVYTKDGTDSKAAELDTRITNVKEYLEKQTSATYVSKADAAVQDGAIVKADKTIGENVTNLDAALAKETAARIGADKAQDKVIQAVNDNLVQSVTTINKNVADGFTALNQADAKEAAAREAKDNELNERITNEANEIHKTTNQLQGDLATETAAREAGDTALNIRITNVKAYLEQQTSDKYVSKADAAVQDGAIVKANKTIGENVTNLDAALASETAARIGADKAQDKVIQTVNDNLVQSVNTINQNMAAGFNALSQADANELAGRVAADTELAKAVNNGLSLDQDNVLQKNTTSVEEDGTVTTSKEAATTLVMNKDGNNQITLSENGIKVGLNSTVQDAKGFYAGGDNAEAAKAALNADGSIKGADGAFAVDTSGNVTSGNVTSTGTVQGTTLTDGKGASMSNGVVTGKTLTDGTASLSNGNLTGAHNITADGTITGATLTDGKATISNGNIKTNGGFIQTGGGNVNTQGGEVRTNGGKVATSGGEINTGSGAIKTVGGDILTAGGKLNTSGGDIAAGTGNISGQNITASGVLRGDSLTVAKGMTGHSLTLTGGDLDAGAGTIKTTGKVQAGTLETTGDATIGGDLDVKGDLSVEGKFNANTLSSKLDENNYTTINGGKTQSMNLKMDAATGETKASASTFDEKGSNTWAKDDDSIGKSTVTADSISQKLSNTGDNPTAYAESTMSQGTDNKYTMTDTVKDGDKTNVAFQSATESSDVITEGSGDSAKTSTFRQKIDQILQEIRTSDEIYSKIDQTVNKMNSTVRDGANSTSVEQGTQNITHTAEQGTISNIAKDLVNTATGNMLNTIGGEMKTTVTGDVTEDYKANLDTKVGGNETRTVEGTLTEMVTGDVTEDYKANLSTTVGGNQTTTVTGDSSLTAENITNEAKNKITNKAIDVETDATSSIVQKVTNDAGSNTSTQLSYQTKEEMSQADGKTASYLRGAAEEKSQLIDGSQKTTIDTIAGQTNTNITDGTNTSNDLQKADQIASSVTDGTNTTVVNQNAGSLASSITDGTKANNTNSTVDKSEQLIKASDTQYSATSKTATKMEDALVSGGSVIDVIKNLDDAANPFIGSAVTDGTNSTGITQTAKDITNTAKNGTIANEAKDITNNAAENMTNTVGKDLTTTVGGEMKTTVTGDVTEDYKANLSTTVGGNQTTTVTGDSSLSAKNITNTATEKLSNAAAEIENSASTSITDKVGANVERTMTTKKISESVKDGTKSNSFSKTAEKDINIITDGTNTSTLSQLADSVNTSLKNGTQSLNNTKTVTEDVTKVTDKNTGAFSSSSQKADAMTNTVKNGSKSNTVTETAATSEQKLVSGNIIDILKDAENGYVNTTVTSSDGASSTSVQQGTADITNTAKQGTITNEAKDLVNKAAENITNTAGNRIQDKVGTTTVTTTDGLTKLTNEAGNHKTQMDYAEVLQNLSVGGNAAVAGNVTASSYKVADKTYIDQNGINANNQKVTNVADGEVAEGSTDAVNGGQLHATNQRVSTVENRMDGVENRVDRVENRVDNLDNRIDKVGASAAAMANLHPMDFDEDSKVSVAAAVGSYRSETAGALGVFYRPTDRVMLNVSTSFGNGENMVGGGVSFKLGKSSKRLQQAEATNAALSKQVTNLQNRLDALLGVLNPNLSKAFPDVPANHWAYEAVSRLAGNDIIQGYEDGKYHGERTMSRYEMAEIIYNALSKGAKAEAKLVEEFRPELQAMAAQRKA from the coding sequence ATGAACAAGATCTACAAGGTGATCTGGAACAAAACACGGGGTATGTACATGGTGGTTTCCGAACTGGCCAAAGGCCAGTCCAAGGACGGACGCCGGGCCGTGGGTCGGAAAAAAGTGGCACAGACCGCTGCGGCTCTGGCCGTATTCTTCAGCATTGTCTCTATGGGAGGGACGTCTTTTGCGGCGGATACCACGAAGGTCGACTCGTCGACTTCCGGTACGGCGGTAGAAGTTTATACCAAAGACGGAACGGATAGCAAAGCGGCTGAACTGGATACCCGCATCACCAATGTGAAGGAATATCTGGAAAAACAGACTTCCGCCACTTATGTGAGTAAAGCTGATGCCGCCGTACAGGACGGAGCCATCGTCAAAGCAGATAAGACCATCGGTGAGAATGTAACCAACCTGGATGCTGCTCTGGCCAAGGAAACCGCCGCCCGGATCGGTGCCGATAAAGCCCAGGACAAGGTGATCCAGGCTGTCAATGACAATCTGGTGCAGAGTGTCACTACCATCAACAAGAATGTGGCTGATGGATTCACTGCCTTGAACCAGGCAGATGCCAAGGAAGCTGCAGCCCGGGAAGCGAAAGACAATGAACTGAACGAACGGATTACGAACGAAGCCAATGAAATCCACAAAACGACGAATCAACTGCAGGGTGATCTCGCTACGGAAACGGCTGCCCGTGAAGCTGGCGATACAGCGCTGAATATCCGGATTACCAATGTGAAGGCATATCTGGAACAACAGACTTCCGACAAGTATGTGAGCAAGGCCGATGCCGCCGTACAGGATGGGGCCATCGTGAAAGCCAATAAGACCATCGGCGAAAACGTGACCAACCTGGATGCCGCCCTGGCCAGCGAAACCGCAGCCCGGATCGGTGCGGACAAGGCCCAGGACAAGGTGATCCAGACGGTTAATGACAATCTGGTGCAGAGTGTCAATACCATAAACCAGAATATGGCTGCTGGATTCAACGCCCTGAGTCAGGCGGATGCCAATGAACTGGCCGGCCGTGTGGCAGCGGATACCGAATTGGCGAAAGCGGTGAACAATGGATTGAGCCTGGACCAGGACAATGTACTGCAAAAGAACACCACCAGTGTGGAAGAGGATGGGACAGTCACCACTTCCAAAGAAGCGGCAACGACTCTGGTGATGAACAAAGATGGTAACAACCAGATTACCCTCAGTGAAAACGGGATCAAAGTGGGCCTGAACAGCACCGTCCAGGATGCCAAGGGATTCTATGCCGGCGGCGATAATGCCGAGGCGGCCAAGGCCGCTCTCAATGCGGACGGCAGCATCAAAGGCGCCGATGGTGCCTTTGCTGTGGATACCAGCGGCAACGTGACTTCTGGTAACGTGACATCTACCGGGACGGTACAGGGAACTACCCTGACTGATGGAAAAGGTGCGTCCATGAGCAATGGCGTCGTGACAGGCAAGACGCTGACCGATGGCACCGCTTCTCTTAGCAACGGCAACCTGACGGGAGCTCATAACATTACGGCTGACGGAACCATTACCGGGGCGACCCTGACCGATGGCAAAGCCACCATCAGCAATGGCAATATCAAAACCAACGGCGGATTCATCCAGACCGGTGGCGGCAACGTAAACACCCAGGGCGGCGAAGTCCGTACCAATGGGGGCAAGGTGGCCACTTCCGGCGGTGAAATCAACACCGGATCCGGAGCCATTAAGACCGTAGGCGGCGATATCCTGACAGCCGGCGGCAAACTGAACACCAGCGGCGGCGACATTGCAGCAGGGACCGGGAACATTTCCGGCCAGAATATTACAGCCAGCGGAGTGCTGCGCGGTGACAGCCTTACCGTAGCCAAAGGGATGACCGGGCACAGCCTGACCCTGACCGGCGGAGACCTGGATGCAGGAGCCGGGACCATCAAGACTACTGGCAAAGTACAGGCAGGAACGCTGGAAACCACTGGCGATGCCACCATTGGCGGCGACCTGGATGTAAAAGGTGACCTTTCTGTAGAAGGCAAATTCAATGCCAATACCCTGTCCAGTAAACTGGATGAAAACAACTATACCACCATCAACGGTGGAAAGACTCAGTCCATGAATCTGAAGATGGATGCGGCAACGGGTGAAACTAAGGCCAGTGCCTCTACCTTCGATGAAAAAGGCAGCAATACCTGGGCGAAAGATGATGATTCCATCGGCAAGAGCACTGTTACTGCCGACAGCATCAGCCAGAAACTTTCGAATACTGGCGATAACCCGACGGCGTATGCAGAATCCACTATGAGCCAGGGTACGGACAACAAGTACACCATGACTGATACCGTAAAGGACGGGGACAAGACCAACGTGGCCTTCCAGTCTGCAACGGAATCCAGCGATGTAATCACCGAAGGCTCCGGAGATTCCGCCAAGACTTCCACCTTCCGGCAGAAAATCGATCAGATCCTCCAGGAAATCAGAACTTCTGATGAAATTTATTCCAAGATCGATCAAACTGTGAATAAAATGAATAGCACGGTGAGGGACGGCGCCAACAGCACCTCGGTAGAACAGGGGACTCAGAATATCACTCATACGGCGGAACAGGGAACCATTTCCAATATCGCCAAAGACCTGGTGAACACAGCCACCGGAAACATGCTCAATACGATTGGCGGCGAAATGAAGACCACTGTCACCGGCGATGTGACGGAAGATTACAAAGCCAACCTGGATACCAAGGTCGGGGGCAATGAAACCCGTACCGTGGAAGGCACCTTGACGGAAATGGTAACTGGTGATGTAACGGAAGACTACAAAGCCAACCTGAGCACCACGGTAGGCGGAAACCAGACCACGACCGTAACCGGTGACAGCAGCCTGACGGCGGAAAACATCACCAACGAAGCGAAGAACAAGATTACCAACAAGGCTATCGATGTAGAAACCGATGCTACCAGTTCCATCGTACAGAAAGTGACGAATGATGCCGGTTCCAATACTTCTACCCAGCTGTCTTATCAGACTAAAGAAGAAATGAGCCAGGCTGATGGCAAGACTGCTTCCTATCTCCGGGGTGCAGCCGAAGAAAAATCCCAGCTGATTGATGGTAGCCAGAAGACCACCATCGACACCATTGCCGGTCAGACCAATACCAACATTACGGATGGAACCAATACATCCAACGACCTGCAGAAAGCAGATCAGATCGCTTCCTCCGTAACCGACGGCACCAATACCACCGTGGTGAACCAGAATGCCGGAAGCCTCGCTTCCTCCATTACCGACGGGACCAAGGCCAACAACACCAACAGCACCGTAGACAAATCGGAACAGCTGATCAAAGCCAGCGATACCCAGTACAGCGCTACGTCTAAGACAGCTACTAAGATGGAAGATGCCCTGGTAAGCGGCGGCAGTGTCATCGACGTTATCAAGAACCTGGACGATGCAGCCAACCCGTTCATCGGCAGCGCCGTAACGGATGGCACCAACAGCACTGGCATTACCCAGACGGCAAAAGATATCACCAACACGGCTAAGAACGGTACGATCGCCAATGAGGCCAAGGATATCACCAACAACGCTGCGGAAAACATGACCAACACCGTTGGCAAAGATCTGACCACCACTGTCGGTGGCGAAATGAAGACCACTGTCACTGGTGATGTGACGGAAGACTACAAAGCCAACCTGAGCACCACGGTAGGCGGAAACCAGACCACGACCGTAACCGGTGACAGCAGCCTCTCTGCCAAGAACATCACCAATACGGCAACGGAAAAACTGTCCAACGCTGCGGCAGAAATCGAAAACAGCGCTTCTACCTCTATCACCGACAAAGTAGGCGCCAATGTAGAGCGGACCATGACCACCAAGAAGATTTCCGAATCTGTGAAGGATGGTACCAAGAGCAACTCCTTCAGCAAGACCGCTGAAAAGGATATCAACATCATCACCGATGGCACCAATACCAGCACTTTGAGCCAGCTGGCCGACAGTGTAAATACATCCCTCAAGAACGGAACCCAGTCGCTCAACAATACGAAGACCGTGACCGAGGATGTAACCAAGGTGACTGACAAGAACACCGGTGCCTTCTCCAGCAGCAGCCAGAAGGCCGATGCCATGACCAACACTGTGAAGAACGGCAGCAAGAGCAATACTGTAACGGAAACGGCTGCCACTTCTGAACAGAAACTGGTCAGCGGGAACATCATCGACATCCTGAAGGATGCGGAAAACGGGTATGTGAATACCACCGTTACCAGCAGTGATGGAGCGTCCAGCACCAGTGTGCAGCAGGGGACTGCTGACATCACCAACACCGCCAAACAGGGGACCATCACCAACGAGGCCAAGGACCTGGTGAACAAGGCAGCTGAAAACATCACCAATACGGCTGGGAACCGGATCCAGGACAAAGTGGGCACGACGACCGTAACCACCACCGATGGACTGACCAAACTGACCAACGAAGCCGGGAATCACAAGACCCAGATGGATTATGCAGAAGTGCTGCAAAATCTGTCCGTGGGCGGCAACGCTGCCGTAGCCGGCAATGTGACGGCCAGCTCCTACAAGGTAGCTGACAAGACCTACATCGACCAGAACGGCATCAACGCCAACAACCAGAAGGTGACCAACGTGGCTGACGGCGAAGTGGCTGAAGGCAGCACCGATGCTGTGAACGGCGGCCAGCTCCATGCCACCAACCAGAGAGTCTCCACGGTGGAGAACCGGATGGACGGTGTGGAAAACCGCGTAGACCGGGTGGAAAACCGGGTGGACAACCTGGACAACCGGATCGACAAGGTGGGCGCAAGTGCAGCCGCTATGGCCAACCTGCACCCCATGGACTTCGATGAGGATTCCAAGGTCAGCGTGGCAGCGGCTGTGGGCAGCTACCGCAGCGAAACCGCCGGTGCCCTGGGTGTGTTCTACCGGCCGACGGACCGCGTCATGCTGAACGTTTCCACCAGCTTCGGCAACGGGGAAAACATGGTCGGCGGCGGCGTATCCTTCAAGCTGGGCAAGAGCAGCAAACGGCTGCAGCAGGCAGAAGCCACCAATGCGGCCCTGTCCAAACAGGTGACCAACCTGCAGAACCGGCTGGATGCCCTGCTGGGTGTGCTGAACCCGAACCTGTCCAAGGCATTCCCGGATGTACCGGCCAACCACTGGGCCTACGAAGCCGTAAGCCGGCTGGCAGGCAACGACATCATCCAGGGATACGAAGATGGCAAGTATCACGGCGAACGGACCATGAGCCGGTATGAAATGGCGGAAATCATCTACAACGCCCTGTCCAAGGGTGCCAAGGCGGAAGCCAAGCTGGTAGAAGAATTCCGGCCCGAACTCCAGGCAATGGCTGCTCAAAGAAAAGCGTAA
- the mnmA gene encoding tRNA 2-thiouridine(34) synthase MnmA, producing the protein MKALIAMSGGVDSSVSAKLMQDAGYDCIGCNMKLYNNPDAGYCSTKTCCSLSDVEDARSVCARLGMPFYVFNYTEEFKHDVMEKFARSYTLGHTPNPCIDCNKFLKFGALYQRARELGCDCVVTGHYARIRKNETTGKYELLKALDPKKDQSYVLYNLTQEQLAHTCFPLGGYHKTHTREIAEENGFINSHKPDSQDICFVPNGQYTDAVQRILDYRPQPGPFLDLEGNVIGQHRGIIYYTLGQHKHLGLNQPDFPLYVVKIDPKKNAIVVGPSEALFSRKASVGEANWISGEVPAGPVRCQVKVRYRQDAQPATVTPTGKDTFTIQFDEPQRAITPGQAAVLYDGEVVLGGGTIE; encoded by the coding sequence ATGAAAGCTCTCATTGCCATGAGCGGCGGGGTGGACAGCTCCGTTTCCGCTAAACTGATGCAGGATGCAGGGTACGACTGCATCGGCTGCAACATGAAACTGTACAACAACCCGGATGCAGGGTACTGCAGCACCAAAACCTGCTGCAGCCTCAGCGATGTGGAAGATGCCCGCAGCGTCTGCGCCCGGCTGGGCATGCCCTTTTACGTATTTAACTACACCGAGGAATTCAAACACGATGTCATGGAAAAATTTGCCCGCAGCTACACCCTGGGCCATACTCCCAACCCCTGCATCGACTGCAACAAATTCCTGAAATTCGGAGCCCTGTACCAGCGGGCCCGGGAGCTGGGCTGCGACTGCGTGGTCACCGGCCACTACGCCCGCATCCGGAAAAATGAAACGACCGGCAAATACGAATTGCTGAAAGCCCTGGACCCGAAAAAGGACCAGAGCTATGTATTGTACAACCTGACCCAGGAGCAGCTGGCCCATACCTGTTTCCCCCTGGGCGGATACCACAAGACCCATACCCGGGAGATCGCCGAGGAGAACGGATTCATCAACTCCCACAAACCCGACAGCCAGGATATCTGCTTCGTGCCCAACGGGCAATACACCGATGCCGTCCAGCGGATCCTGGATTACAGGCCCCAGCCGGGCCCTTTCCTGGACCTTGAAGGCAACGTGATCGGCCAGCACAGGGGCATCATTTATTACACCCTGGGCCAGCACAAACATCTGGGCCTGAACCAGCCGGATTTCCCCCTGTACGTGGTGAAGATCGACCCCAAAAAGAACGCCATCGTGGTGGGACCCAGCGAGGCCCTGTTCAGCCGGAAAGCCAGCGTGGGCGAGGCCAACTGGATCAGCGGTGAAGTGCCGGCAGGCCCCGTACGCTGCCAGGTGAAGGTGCGGTATCGTCAGGACGCCCAGCCCGCCACCGTGACCCCCACCGGGAAAGATACGTTCACCATCCAGTTCGATGAACCCCAGAGGGCCATCACCCCCGGCCAGGCCGCCGTACTGTACGACGGAGAAGTGGTCCTGGGCGGCGGAACGATCGAATAA
- a CDS encoding single-stranded DNA-binding protein encodes MNRIILLGRLVRDPEVRVTPTEKTVCTFTLAVDRPFASKNGQREADFINIVTWNKTAELCGNSLTKGQRALVEGRLQIRSYDGKDGNKHYMTEVIADRVEFIERKGSGNPAAGQQNPPSQNQSSQGGSAGPMGGFGSEVGFDEEIPF; translated from the coding sequence ATGAATCGCATTATCTTGTTGGGCCGTCTCGTACGGGATCCGGAAGTCCGGGTTACACCTACGGAAAAAACGGTCTGCACCTTTACTCTGGCAGTTGACCGTCCCTTCGCTTCGAAGAACGGCCAGCGGGAAGCGGATTTTATCAACATTGTAACGTGGAATAAAACCGCTGAATTATGTGGGAACAGTTTGACCAAGGGTCAGAGAGCTCTGGTGGAAGGGCGTCTGCAGATCCGCAGCTACGATGGCAAGGACGGGAACAAGCATTACATGACGGAAGTCATTGCGGACCGTGTGGAATTCATCGAGCGGAAGGGCTCCGGCAATCCTGCCGCAGGCCAGCAGAATCCTCCATCCCAGAATCAGTCCTCTCAGGGCGGCTCCGCCGGTCCCATGGGTGGCTTTGGCTCTGAAGTAGGTTTTGACGAAGAGATCCCATTCTAA